The nucleotide window ATAGTGGAATCTTCAAATGATGCTATTGTAACCCGGTCTCTTGACGGTTTTATTACCAGCTGGAACCTGGGGGCAGAACAAATTTATGGATATCTAGCAGAAGAGGTTTTGGGTAAACCTGCAACAGTCTTAATACCGTGCTCATTGAAAAATGAAATACAAAAACTAACTGAGATGATAAAACAGGGAGAAAAGATTCACCAGTATGAGACTTCACGGTTAAGAAAGGACGGCAAGGTTATCAATGTCTCAATGACTCTTTCTCCGGTTTTCGATATATCTGGAGAGCTTATGGCTATCTCAGTTATTTCCAGAGATATAACTGAGAGTAAAAAAGCCGAAGAAGCCCGTAAAAAGGAAATTCATCATAGGATAAAAAATAATCTGCAGGTAATCTCGTCTCTGCTCGATCTGCAGGCTGAAAAATTTGCTAGTAATGAGGTTTATGACACTTCAAAGGTGCTTGCAGCTTTCAGGGACAGCCAGAATAGAGTTATCTCTATGGCTTTAATCCATGAAGAACTGTATGGGTCAAAAGAAGTCAGTATTCTTAATTTCGCAACTTACTTGCAAAAGCTGACTGAGGAGCTCTTCAGATGTTATAACGTTGGAGCTTCAGAAACCGAGATGGTTCTGGAAATAGAGGAGAATATTTTCTTCGATATGGACACTGCAGTTCCGTTAGGAATGATTGTCAATGAACTGGTTTCAAATTCCCTCAAACATGCATTCCCAAGTGGAAAAACAGGAAAAGTTCAGATAAAGCTTTCCAGGGAAATAAGTAAAAAGTTTGGACATAGCGAAATCGAAGACAGTAACGAGGCACGTAAAGGTGCCAGTTATATACTGATTGTCTCAGATAACGGAGTAGGTATACCTGAAAGCATCAGTCTGGAAGACTCCGATACCCTTGGAATACAACTGGTAACTATCCTGGTAGACCAGTTAGACGGAGAACTTGACTTGAATAGGACATCTGGAACTGAATTCACTATAAAAATCAAAGTGGCGGAAAATAAGTAAAAAGAACATAAAAGGTAAGATTGAGGATGAACAGGGAATATAAGATTTTAGCTCATAAAGATTTTAGCTCATAAAGATTTTAGCTCATAAAGATTTTAGCTCATAAAGATTTCAGTTAATCGATATTTTTTGAGAGTTTCTTTAATATTATCTTTATATACACCACCATGATAACAGACGACTTTGTCAATATCATAATTAAGGAGCTTTTTTACAGATTTCTTCGCCTGTTCCATATCAAGAGTAGCCATTGGACGTGAAATAATAAGTTCACCGTCTTGAAGGAACAAAGCATCACCTGCAATCAAGGTTTTAAATTTATGCAAGTACAAGCAGATATGACCATGAGCCTGTTCCAAAACCAATATAATGCCAGAATAGGAGTTATAATATTGGTGGTATAGTAGATTAGATAATGTTTTGGGATAGGCTTGATAAAAAGTAAAACTGAGTACGACTACGTTACCTTATTGATTTCTTGAATACAGTTAGAACTCTCAGTATTATTACAAAAATCAAAAAAATATGGAATACTTGAGTAAGATAAGAAGTATGATTTTCTATATAAAAAATATAAAAGAAGAAATGGTGATTTGAGATATTTTAATAGAGATAATAGAAAGAAGATCTTAAAGAGCACTAAATATTCAAAAGCCAGTGGTACATTTCGACATAGAAAATATAAAGTAACAGATTATTTATAACTGTAATGTGATTTCCATAAAAACGCCGTAAGTTCCTGTAAAAAACACAGGGTTATAAAGAATCACATAGTTATATAAATAGTCACATATTTATATAATGAGATATGTGATGTTGTATAATTAAAATTATAAATTCTGCTACACAGAATTCATAACTGGTGTATAATAAAGCTTATAAATGCTACAACGTCTTGAATAACAGAAAATTCCCAAAAAGATGCTTCTTTTATCCGAACCTTCTCAGGACTTCTCCAAGTCAGTTAAGGTTTGGAAATCTCTAACGGAATTATTTAACAGAAGAGATTTAATGAAGAATTCTGTTATTTGTTCTTCCATTATTAAAAAAATCTTTTTCAGGTTTGCCCATGCAAAACATACTCTCAGTCCAATCTCTCACAAAGAAATTTGACGATTTTACAGCTGTAAAAGAGATAAGCTTCAACGTTGAAGCCGGTTCGATCTTTGCTTTTCTCGGTCCAAACGGGGCAGGCAAGTCAACAACTATCAAAATGCTCACAACGGTTTTGAAGCCCACATCAGGGGAAATAAGCATTAACGGTTTCAATGCGCTTAAAGAACAGGATAAAGCCCGTGCGTCTTTCGGGATAGTCTTTCAGGATTCCAGCCTTGATGAAGAACTGACTGCTTATGAGAACATTGTTTACCATGCAGTCATTTATAAAGTACCTAAAAAGGAGAGAGATGAAAGAATCCGAAAAGCCCTGGAAATTGTCGGGCTCTGGAACAGGCGGGAAGATTATGTTAAAAATTATTCAGGCGGCATGAAGCGCAGGCTTGAGATCGCTCGGGCGCTTGTCCATTATCCTAAAATTCTTTTCCTCGATGAGCCCACAGTTGGCCTGGACCCCCAGACTCGAAACTCTATATGGGACCATATCAAAAAGTTGAACGAAGAAAGAAATATGACAATTTTTCTGACCACGCATTACATGGAAGAAGCCGAAGCAGTTGCAGACCAGATTGCAATCATTGACCATGGAAAGATTATAGAGTCCGGCACTGTTGAAGAAATAAAGAAACGGACAGAAACCGAATCCCTGGAAGAGGCTTTTTTGAAATTGACAGGTAGGGACATCAGGGACGATAACGATTCCGGAAACAAAGTACGAACTATAAGAGGCATGAGGAGGAGGAGGACCAGGCATTGATCGAGGTAATCTATATCCTCTGGCTCAGACAATTAAAACACTACTGGCGCTCAAAAGCGAGGTTGTTGGGTTCTCTCGGGCAGCCCCTGCTTTTTCTGGTAACATTTGGATTCGGGTTCGGTCCAATGTATACAAGAGCAAGCGGAGGAGCAAACTACCTGGATTTTCTTGCACCGGGAATTGTTTCAATGTCTATCCTGTTTACGGCTGTATTTTCCGGGCTTGAAGTCATCTGGGACAGACAATTCGGCTTTCTTAAGGAGACTATGGTAGCTCCGATCTCAAGGACAGAAATTATGATCGGAAAAACCTTTGGAGGTGCGACCATAGCCATGATCCAGGGCCTGATCGTACTGAGCCTGACTTATTTAATGGGGTTCAGGATTCCAAACCTTGCAAGCCTTGCTGTTGGGCTGGTTTTTATGTTCCTGATAGCTATCTTCTTTACAGGTCTCGGCCTTGCCATAGCCTCAAAAATGAAAGATATGCAGGGTTTTCAGTTGATCATGAACTTCCTGATTATGCCTATCTTCTTTCTTTCCGGTGCTCTCTTTCCACTTGAGAATTTACCGCAAGCGATCTATTTTGTGAGCAGGATCGATCCTCTTACCTATGGAGTAGACGGCTTAAGAGGAGCCATTGCCGGAGTAAGTGTGTTTGGTATCTATAATGACCTGGCAATAATAGGTTTACTCTCTGTTCTTGTTTGTTTGATCGGAGCATTCATGTTTTCAAAAATAGAGGCATAAAAGCCTCTTTTTTCTTAAATCTACAGGTTTGAGGTCCACAGTCCTGTATAACTTAAGGTGTATTATATGAATCATTAATGATTATTTTTATATCGTTATAGTACTATTAGATACATTTAAATTATTATATATCTTTATATCAGGCATCTTATTAGCTGAGATCTTATTAGCTGAGATCTTATTAGCTGAGATCTTATTAGCTGAGTTTGAAATTTGTGTCTACTCAATATTTAAGGTAGTTCTTTTGATTGACATATAAAAAGAGGCATTAAAGTAAAACGAGGCGTTAAAGGTGCTAGGTCTTATTGAATTTTTAGCTCTTGGTTCATTCCTAGGCCTTGCTGCAGGAACATCTCCAGGCCCACTGCTTGCCGTGACCATTTCAGAAACTCTGCAGCATGGCAAGTGGGAAGGAATAAAGGTTGCAGTGTCTCCTTTAATTACGGATCTGCCAATTGTTTTATCCGTACTGTTTGTGCTGTCGCATCTGACAAATTATGATTTTATCATCGGAGTCATTGCGTTTTTTGGGGCTTCGTATCTCATATATTCGGGAATCGAATCGCTGAAAATCAAAAAAGACAGCATTGAATTAAAAGTAGAAAAAGAAAATGCCCTTAAAAAAGGAGTTATTGTGAATTTTGGAAATCCACATCCATATGTCTTCTGGTTTTCCATAGGCGGGCCAATAATTTTTAAGAGCCTGAATACTAATCTTTCAGCTACAGGTCTGTTCATATTAGGGTTTTATAGCTTTCTTGTCGGATCAAAAGTAGTAATTACATTAATTGTGGAAAAGTCAAAACCTTTTATAAACAGTAAATATTACTTTTCTATTATCCGTGCTTTAGGAATTGCACAGATTATCTTTGGACTGACTTTTATTAAAGTGGGCTTGAGTTTTCTAAATATTATGTAACTATTCGTTTTGGATGTTTTATCCAGAAGTTATTTCACATCAACCATGTCGGTCATATTCCTTGTCCATTCGGAAATTTAACTGAGAAAAATTTACTGGGTCATTGCTCAAAAGTTAAAAGGAGAATCTACTTGATAATAGATTCAGGAATTTCAGCTCTTCGAGTTCAGAATATCTGGAAACTACAAACTTACCAGATTTTTAAGCTGCCAGGAATCCTGGATGCAATATAGTAGATCATTCAATAAGAAGAAGTTACTTGACCAGGCTTATTACCCGAAAATTGTGATGTTTTTATGCGTGTGTCTCTTCTACTAAGTATTACACCAAGATATTATAATAACATTAGGTAATATCAATTTAAAGAATAGTATTAAATAGAAATACATCATATATACCTTTGTTCTAAAGACAAAGAAAAGCCTCCTAAATCTATTAATCGAACTTGAGACTGTAAATTCCTCACCTTTAATAGCAGGCAGGTGGGGAATTTCAGTTCAAGGGACTAAAAGCTTTTATGACAAATCAATAGTGCCATACTACAAAGTTATGATAAGTCTATGATGTCCAAGTACTGAGGTGTTATAGTGTGCAGCAGATAACGTTGCCTGACTATGTTTATGGAGATCTGAATAAATTTATCTCTACAAATTATTCCAAAAATTTACCACACCCTTTACTTATTGCTCAAGCATTTTGTTTGAGGTTCCAGGAGCATGGGAAAAAGTATGGTCTTTCTACAATAACCGATAATGTAGAATATATTATCAAAAACGATCATTAAATACTAAACTAGGACTATTTTTAAACCATTTTTCTTCTTACTGATATTTAAGTTTCTTTTTCATATATTACTTTTTGAAAGGTTGCCAGACGAGCGGACAGTGGTATCATATAAACAAAATTGCAAATATAGTTTCGTAGACCAGAATTCTTCGTTTTTTGCGATTATAAAGTGGGTTTAGTTTTCTTCTGCCTTTAATATTGTTCAATTACTTTTTTCCACTTTCAATTACTTTTTTCCACTTTCAATTACTTTTTTTCCACTTTCTCCTCTTTCAGCACCTTTTTTGCGATCATGAAGACCACGAATGCAATAATAATAAAGTTTACCAGTTCTCCCAGAAAAGCTCCCCAACCCAGTACTATTGGCCCAATTTCAAAGGTTGCCGTTTTCCAGGCTCCGCCAGGCACGAAAGGTGTGATAATCGGCATTATGATATTATCCACAAGCGACTTTATCAGAGCCGTGGATACGATACCCATAATGAAGGCAATTGCAAGTGGAATTACCTTGTATTCATAAAGGAAATCCTTAAACTCACTTAGAAGCTCCATTTTATCCTCCCACAAATAGTAAAATGACATATAAAATAAAAATAGATATAATATTATCACTGGTTAATTTTTATATTCTTTGCATCCTTTATTAATAAATCATCCAAAAATTAATTTTATATTGAAGTTAGGACTGAAAGTAAGTTAGTGGGATTTGAAAACCAGGTAGTAGAATTTACTCAGTACAGTTAATTTGTGAAAAACTTACTTTTTGATGTTAGGAGAAATTATCAGTACATGCAGGTTAAAACAAGCATATCGATAAAATAAACATAAAATGCAGGTCTAAGAGAGTTAAAATTTAAAATTAGGAACGAGTTAGAAGAGTAAATAAGGAATCTATTTAAGAAATGACTCTTTGGTCTTTGAGATCAGGTATAAAACTTAGGTTAAATTATAATAAGATATAAAGTAAACATCTAAAAATTAAAGTAAACATCTAAAATCGTAAAATTACTTGATGATTCTTAAGATGAGTTATTTAAAAATCAGTTAGAAGTAGATGGTAGGGGGCTGAGTCCCTATTCTCAGATCCCTACCTGTGATCCAACCCAAAGATTAAGAGGAAATACTATTGCTCCTAATCTATACCACTATAGTGGAGTGGAGATATATATCATAACCGTTACGAAAGATTGTTTATGGATTTATGTTTTAATATATTTAAATAATTATATTTACTTAAAAAATTTAATTGCATTAAAAATTATGGATCCATAAAAGGGGCAATTTATATTAAAAATTATAATGATCTTAAAATTGTCTAAATTAAACTATTATTTGTTTGAAATCAATTTTTGATATAAATAATTTAAAGTAATTTTAATTATTAGTATATTCTGGAGTTGGGAAGTCAGAGTAGAGGGGTAAACAGATATCTACTGTGTAAAGGTTGCCTGGAAACCACTGGTCCTTCTTCGAGGCAGTATGCTTGGGGGAGCATAAACTCGGAGAGACTGTATTG belongs to Methanosarcina barkeri 3 and includes:
- a CDS encoding histidine kinase dimerization/phosphoacceptor domain -containing protein, with translation MDKKVKILLFEDNPGDAGLIEEMIEEFADFQYELKTFQTLNEGLNHLKENRFDIILSDLGLPDSDGIDTFLEIHARNSRIPIIILTGMNDEKIGVEAVKKGAQDYLVKGQVDGRLLRRSIQYSIERKKAEERVQNLANIVESSNDAIVTRSLDGFITSWNLGAEQIYGYLAEEVLGKPATVLIPCSLKNEIQKLTEMIKQGEKIHQYETSRLRKDGKVINVSMTLSPVFDISGELMAISVISRDITESKKAEEARKKEIHHRIKNNLQVISSLLDLQAEKFASNEVYDTSKVLAAFRDSQNRVISMALIHEELYGSKEVSILNFATYLQKLTEELFRCYNVGASETEMVLEIEENIFFDMDTAVPLGMIVNELVSNSLKHAFPSGKTGKVQIKLSREISKKFGHSEIEDSNEARKGASYILIVSDNGVGIPESISLEDSDTLGIQLVTILVDQLDGELDLNRTSGTEFTIKIKVAENK
- a CDS encoding MBL fold metallo-hydrolase, giving the protein MEQAHGHICLYLHKFKTLIAGDALFLQDGELIISRPMATLDMEQAKKSVKKLLNYDIDKVVCYHGGVYKDNIKETLKKYRLTEIFMS
- a CDS encoding ABC transporter ATP-binding protein; its protein translation is MQNILSVQSLTKKFDDFTAVKEISFNVEAGSIFAFLGPNGAGKSTTIKMLTTVLKPTSGEISINGFNALKEQDKARASFGIVFQDSSLDEELTAYENIVYHAVIYKVPKKERDERIRKALEIVGLWNRREDYVKNYSGGMKRRLEIARALVHYPKILFLDEPTVGLDPQTRNSIWDHIKKLNEERNMTIFLTTHYMEEAEAVADQIAIIDHGKIIESGTVEEIKKRTETESLEEAFLKLTGRDIRDDNDSGNKVRTIRGMRRRRTRH
- a CDS encoding ABC transporter permease, which codes for MIEVIYILWLRQLKHYWRSKARLLGSLGQPLLFLVTFGFGFGPMYTRASGGANYLDFLAPGIVSMSILFTAVFSGLEVIWDRQFGFLKETMVAPISRTEIMIGKTFGGATIAMIQGLIVLSLTYLMGFRIPNLASLAVGLVFMFLIAIFFTGLGLAIASKMKDMQGFQLIMNFLIMPIFFLSGALFPLENLPQAIYFVSRIDPLTYGVDGLRGAIAGVSVFGIYNDLAIIGLLSVLVCLIGAFMFSKIEA
- a CDS encoding LysE family transporter, giving the protein MLGLIEFLALGSFLGLAAGTSPGPLLAVTISETLQHGKWEGIKVAVSPLITDLPIVLSVLFVLSHLTNYDFIIGVIAFFGASYLIYSGIESLKIKKDSIELKVEKENALKKGVIVNFGNPHPYVFWFSIGGPIIFKSLNTNLSATGLFILGFYSFLVGSKVVITLIVEKSKPFINSKYYFSIIRALGIAQIIFGLTFIKVGLSFLNIM
- a CDS encoding MscL family protein, translating into MELLSEFKDFLYEYKVIPLAIAFIMGIVSTALIKSLVDNIIMPIITPFVPGGAWKTATFEIGPIVLGWGAFLGELVNFIIIAFVVFMIAKKVLKEEKVEKK